Proteins from one Cucurbita pepo subsp. pepo cultivar mu-cu-16 unplaced genomic scaffold, ASM280686v2 Cp4.1_scaffold000176, whole genome shotgun sequence genomic window:
- the LOC111784245 gene encoding rhodanese-like domain-containing protein 6 isoform X1 — translation MANGEVDDHQFGVLLYYKYAQIPDLDDLVSFYKSNCISLGLVGRVRLASQGVNVTVCGKLCSLKSHIAVMKLNSLFDGTDFKLASCHQPMNDVVARECGFTSLSVRVVQELVTLRSNPLLKLPEITEAGTHLSAAEFHFVLETAGLLSDEKKRIHSKDVVLLDARNLYETRVGKFKTPNIETLDPEIRQYSDLSCWIDDNSEKLRGKQILMYCTGGIRCEMASAYIKSKGSEFQNVFQLYGGIQRYLEQFPNGGFFSGKNFVFDHRISVGSSTEDIIGTCLNCGDPFDDYSSRCRCKYCRMLVLVCDNCQKKNTLYVCELCRKNGKDGGPISQFQSTKLEVVSQQSDHEIGSQQLPWSNGKVCRSPRKLRILCLHGFRQNASSFKGRTASLAKKLKAMVEFVYVDAPHELSFIYHPRDRETCVTSSVQPNCPPPVEHCKKKFAWLIAEDNTGERSETKWEVADAVFDPLQYQKQTDGFEESLAYLKTVFSEKGPFDGILGFSQGAAMTAAVCSRKMSVKGAVDVRFAVLCSGFPLQIPELEHGVISCPSLHIFGSDKGNDRQIANKMSRDLASCFDAGCSVIIEHDSGHIIPTRSPYIDEIKAFLQRFL, via the exons ATGGCCAACGGCGAAGTCGATGACCACCAATTTGGCGTCCTTTTGTACTACAAATACGCCCAAATTCCCGACCTTGATGACCTTGTTTCCTTCTACAAATCCAATTGCATCTCCCTCGGCCTTGTCGGCCGTGTCCGCCTCGCTTCTCAGGGCGTCAACGTTACT GTTTGTGGGAAGTTATGCTCGTTGAAGAGTCATATTGCTGTAATGAAGTTGAATAGCTTGTTTGATGGGACTGATTTCAAACTTGCATCGTGTCACCAACCCATGAATGACGTTGTGGCGAGAGAATGTGGATTCACTTCTCTGTCAGTTCGAGTTGTCCAA GAGTTGGTCACCCTTCGTTCAAATCCTCTATTGAAGTTACCTGAAATTACAGAAGCTGGAACCCATCTCTCTGCTGctgaatttcattttgttctcgAGACTGCTG GGCTACTTTCAGATGAAAAGAAGCGGATACATAGCAAAGACGTTGTTCTTTTGGATGCAAGGAATTTATATGAGACTAGAGTTGGGAAGTTCAAAACACCAAACATTGAAACACTGGATCCAGAAATTAGGCAGTATAGTGATTTGTCATGTTGGATTGATGATAATTCTGAAAAGTTGCGAGGGAAACAAATTCTTAT GTATTGCACTGGCGGAATCAGGTGTGAGATGGCTTCAGCATATATTAAGTCAAAAGGATCTGAATTTCAGAATGTCTTTCAG TTATATGGTGGAATACAACGTTATTTGGAACAATTTCCCAATGGTGGATTCTTTTCAGGAAagaattttgtgtttgatcACAG GATATCAGTTGGGAGCTCAACGGAAGATATCATAGGAACCTGCCTTAATTGTGGAGATCCCTTTGATGATTATTCTTCTCGCTGTCGGTGTAAATATTGTCGAATGCTTGTTTTGGTGTGTGATAATTGCCAG AAGAAGAACACCCTTTATGTTTGTGAGCTCTGCCGGAAGAACGGCAAGGATGGCGGGCCGATTTCACAATTCCAGAGCACAAAGTTGGAAGTAGTTTCACAGCAAAGTGATCACGAAATTGGTTCCCAGCAACTTCCTTGGAGTAATGGTAAG GTTTGTAGGTCACCAAGAAAATTGAGAATCCTATGTTTGCATGGATTTAGACAGAATGCTTCAAGCTTTAAAGGAAGAACGGCATCATTGGCCAAGAAACTCAAAGCCATGGTGGAGTTTGTGTATGTCGATGCACCTCATGAGTTATCGTTTATTTACCATCCCCGAGACCGGGAAACTTGTGTGACTTCTTCGGTGCAACCAAATTGTCCTCCACCAGTAGAGCATTGCAAGAAGAAGTTTGCTTGGTTAATAGCAGAAGACAATACAGGTGAAAGGAGTGAAACAAAATGGGAAGTTGCAGATGCCGTATTTGATCCACTCCAGTACCAGAAACAAACTGATGGATTTGAAGAATCATTGGCGTATTTGAAGACTGTATTTTCTGAGAAAGGACCATTTGATGGAATCTTGGGGTTTTCACAAGGAGCAGCAATGACTGCTGCAGTTTGTTCGAGAAAAATGAGTGTAAAGGGTGCGGTAGACGTTCGATTTGCAGTGTTGTGTTCGGGGTTTCCTCTTCAAATACCGGAGTTGGAGCATGGAGTGATCAGCTGCCCCTCACTTCACATATTTGGTAGCGATAAGGGAAATGATAGGCAGATCGCGAACAAAATGAGCAGAGACCTTGCTTCTTGTTTTGATGCAGGTTGTTCTGTGATAATCGAACACGACTCTGGTCATATAATTCCTACTCGATCTCCCTACATTGATGAGATAAAAGCGTTCCTTCAACGTTTTCTCTAA
- the LOC111784245 gene encoding rhodanese-like domain-containing protein 6 isoform X2, translated as MANGEVDDHQFGVLLYYKYAQIPDLDDLVSFYKSNCISLGLVGRVRLASQGVNVTVCGKLCSLKSHIAVMKLNSLFDGTDFKLASCHQPMNDVVARECGFTSLSVRVVQELVTLRSNPLLKLPEITEAGTHLSAAEFHFVLETAGLLSDEKKRIHSKDVVLLDARNLYETRVGKFKTPNIETLDPEIRQYSDLSCWIDDNSEKLRGKQILMYCTGGIRCEMASAYIKSKGSEFQNVFQLYGGIQRYLEQFPNGGFFSGKNFVFDHRISVGSSTEDIIGTCLNCGDPFDDYSSRCRCKYCRMLVLVCDNCQKNTLYVCELCRKNGKDGGPISQFQSTKLEVVSQQSDHEIGSQQLPWSNGKVCRSPRKLRILCLHGFRQNASSFKGRTASLAKKLKAMVEFVYVDAPHELSFIYHPRDRETCVTSSVQPNCPPPVEHCKKKFAWLIAEDNTGERSETKWEVADAVFDPLQYQKQTDGFEESLAYLKTVFSEKGPFDGILGFSQGAAMTAAVCSRKMSVKGAVDVRFAVLCSGFPLQIPELEHGVISCPSLHIFGSDKGNDRQIANKMSRDLASCFDAGCSVIIEHDSGHIIPTRSPYIDEIKAFLQRFL; from the exons ATGGCCAACGGCGAAGTCGATGACCACCAATTTGGCGTCCTTTTGTACTACAAATACGCCCAAATTCCCGACCTTGATGACCTTGTTTCCTTCTACAAATCCAATTGCATCTCCCTCGGCCTTGTCGGCCGTGTCCGCCTCGCTTCTCAGGGCGTCAACGTTACT GTTTGTGGGAAGTTATGCTCGTTGAAGAGTCATATTGCTGTAATGAAGTTGAATAGCTTGTTTGATGGGACTGATTTCAAACTTGCATCGTGTCACCAACCCATGAATGACGTTGTGGCGAGAGAATGTGGATTCACTTCTCTGTCAGTTCGAGTTGTCCAA GAGTTGGTCACCCTTCGTTCAAATCCTCTATTGAAGTTACCTGAAATTACAGAAGCTGGAACCCATCTCTCTGCTGctgaatttcattttgttctcgAGACTGCTG GGCTACTTTCAGATGAAAAGAAGCGGATACATAGCAAAGACGTTGTTCTTTTGGATGCAAGGAATTTATATGAGACTAGAGTTGGGAAGTTCAAAACACCAAACATTGAAACACTGGATCCAGAAATTAGGCAGTATAGTGATTTGTCATGTTGGATTGATGATAATTCTGAAAAGTTGCGAGGGAAACAAATTCTTAT GTATTGCACTGGCGGAATCAGGTGTGAGATGGCTTCAGCATATATTAAGTCAAAAGGATCTGAATTTCAGAATGTCTTTCAG TTATATGGTGGAATACAACGTTATTTGGAACAATTTCCCAATGGTGGATTCTTTTCAGGAAagaattttgtgtttgatcACAG GATATCAGTTGGGAGCTCAACGGAAGATATCATAGGAACCTGCCTTAATTGTGGAGATCCCTTTGATGATTATTCTTCTCGCTGTCGGTGTAAATATTGTCGAATGCTTGTTTTGGTGTGTGATAATTGCCAG AAGAACACCCTTTATGTTTGTGAGCTCTGCCGGAAGAACGGCAAGGATGGCGGGCCGATTTCACAATTCCAGAGCACAAAGTTGGAAGTAGTTTCACAGCAAAGTGATCACGAAATTGGTTCCCAGCAACTTCCTTGGAGTAATGGTAAG GTTTGTAGGTCACCAAGAAAATTGAGAATCCTATGTTTGCATGGATTTAGACAGAATGCTTCAAGCTTTAAAGGAAGAACGGCATCATTGGCCAAGAAACTCAAAGCCATGGTGGAGTTTGTGTATGTCGATGCACCTCATGAGTTATCGTTTATTTACCATCCCCGAGACCGGGAAACTTGTGTGACTTCTTCGGTGCAACCAAATTGTCCTCCACCAGTAGAGCATTGCAAGAAGAAGTTTGCTTGGTTAATAGCAGAAGACAATACAGGTGAAAGGAGTGAAACAAAATGGGAAGTTGCAGATGCCGTATTTGATCCACTCCAGTACCAGAAACAAACTGATGGATTTGAAGAATCATTGGCGTATTTGAAGACTGTATTTTCTGAGAAAGGACCATTTGATGGAATCTTGGGGTTTTCACAAGGAGCAGCAATGACTGCTGCAGTTTGTTCGAGAAAAATGAGTGTAAAGGGTGCGGTAGACGTTCGATTTGCAGTGTTGTGTTCGGGGTTTCCTCTTCAAATACCGGAGTTGGAGCATGGAGTGATCAGCTGCCCCTCACTTCACATATTTGGTAGCGATAAGGGAAATGATAGGCAGATCGCGAACAAAATGAGCAGAGACCTTGCTTCTTGTTTTGATGCAGGTTGTTCTGTGATAATCGAACACGACTCTGGTCATATAATTCCTACTCGATCTCCCTACATTGATGAGATAAAAGCGTTCCTTCAACGTTTTCTCTAA
- the LOC111784235 gene encoding putative pentatricopeptide repeat-containing protein At1g56570, whose protein sequence is MSANKLASSTRFHPIPLIVRNSLQWINNSTTLQSTPPFTPKSPSIWATNLIKSYFDKGLSKHARNLFDEMPERDVVAWTAMIVGFTSCNDYTQSWAVFCEMLRSHIHPNAFTLSSVLKACKGMKALSCGTLAHSLATKHGIDGSMYVQNALLDMYATCCATMDDALTVFNDIPLKTAVSWTTLIAGFTHRGDGYSGLQVFRQMLLDNVEPNSFSFSIAVRACASIGSYAYGKQIHAAVTKYGLHSDIPVLNSILDMYCRCNCLCDAKRCFGEMTERNLITWNTLIAGYERSDSSESLSLFSQMGSEGYEPNCFTFTSITAACANLAVLGCGQQVHGGIIRRGFDNSVALVNALIDMYAKCGNINDSHKLFCDMPRRDLVSWTTMMIGYGSHGYGKEVIKLFDEMVRSGIQPDRIVFMAVLSACSHAGLVNKGLSYFRSMLEDYNLNPDHEIYGCVVDLLGRAGRVEEAFQLVESMPFEPDESVWGALLGACKAYELSNLGKLAAQRVLDTRPNMAGTYLLLSNIYAAEGKWGEFAKMRKLMKGMDNKKEVGKSWIEIRNEVYSFVVGDKMGPHIECVHKVLKLLIWHMKDDGDVTDLDSQHES, encoded by the exons ATGAGCGCCAATAAACTGGCATCCTCCACTCGTTTCCACCCAATCCCATTGATAGTAAGAAACTCTCTCCAATGGATTAACAACTCCACCACTTTACAATCAACCCCACCTTTCACACCAAAATCGCCATCCATTTGGGCTACAAATCTCATCAAATCATACTTCGACAAGGGCCTATCCAAACACGCTCGTAACCTGTTCGATGAAATGCCTGAAAGAGATGTGGTTGCCTGGACTGCTATGATTGTTGGCTTTACTTCTTGCAATGACTATACTCAATCATGGGCTGTGTTCTGTGAGATGCTTAGGAGTCATATTCACCCAAATGCCTTCACTCTGTCTAGTGTTCTCAAGGCTTGCAAGGGCATGAAGGCTCTTTCATGTGGGACTTTGGCTCATAGTTTGGCCACGAAACACGGTATTGACGGGTCAATGTATGTCCAGAATGCACTCTTGGATATGTATGCTACTTGCTGTGCTACCATGGATGATGCTTTGACTGTGTTTAATGATATACCTCTCAAGACTGCTGTGTCTTGGACTACCTTGATTGCAGGGTTCACTCACAGAGGTGATGGCTACAGCGGCCTTCAAGTTTTCAGGCAAATGTTACTG GATAATGTTGAACCAAACTCGTTTAGCTTTTCCATCGCGGTTAGAGCTTGTGCTTCAATCGGCTCGTATGCATATGGAAAACAAATACATGCAGCAGTCACCAAATATGGCCTCCATTCTGATATTCCAGTATTGAATTCAATACTCGACATGTATTGCAGGTGTAACTGTTTATGTGATGCAAAAAGATGTTTTGGTGAAATGACTGAAAGGAATTTGATTACATGGAACACCTTGATAGCAGGGTATGAAAGATCAGATTCCAGCGAGTCTTTAAGTTTATTTTCGCAAATGGGGTCTGAAGGCTATGAACCAAATTGTTTTACGTTCACAAGTATTACAGCAGCTTGTGCCAATTTAGCAGTCTTAGGGTGTGGACAACAGGTTCATGGTGGAATCATTCGTAGAGGATTTGACAATAGTGTAGCTTTGGTGAATGCACTTATCGACATGTATGCGAAGTGCGGGAACATAAATGATTCACACAAACTCTTCTGTGATATGCCTCGTAGAGACTTAGTGTCCTGGACTACCATGATGATTGGCTATGGATCACACGGATATGGAAAAGAGGTCATTAAGTTGTTCGATGAAATGGTTCGAAGTGGAATTCAACCTGATCGGATCGTGTTCATGGCGGTCCTAAGTGCTTGCAGCCATGCTGGACTTGTGAACAAGGGTCTAAGTTATTTCAGATCAATGCTGGAGGATTACAATCTTAACCCCGATCACGAAATCTATGGGTGTGTAGTGGACTTGCTTGGGCGTGCTGGGAGAGTCGAGGAAGCTTTTCAACTAGTCGAGAGTATGCCATTTGAACCCGACGAGTCGGTTTGGGGTGCCCTGTTGGGAGCATGTAAAGCATATGAGCTTTCAAATCTAGGAAAGTTGGCAGCTCAGAGAGTATTGGATACAAGGCCGAATATGGCAGGGACTTACCTGCTGTTGTCCAATATATATGCAGCTGAAGGCAAATGGGGTGAGTTTGCGAAAATGAGGAAGCTGATGAAAGGGATGGACAACAAGAAAGAAGTGGGAAAGAGTTGGATTGAAATTAGAAATGAAGTTTATAGTTTTGTGGTTGGAGATAAGATGGGGCCTCACATAGAGTGCGTGCATAAAGTTCTTAAACTACTTATTTGGCATATGAAGGATGATGGGGATGTCACAGATTTAGATTCACAACATGAATCATAG
- the LOC111784232 gene encoding Golgi apparatus membrane protein-like protein ECHIDNA isoform X2, which produces MDPNELPAENYANPRTCLFHVLFKNVSGRILVGLRWWNEIDDMGESVWKFESLDQESLARMNKKDSWLFWWTLYLTAVAWTVLGIFSLIKLQADYLLVVGVCLTLSIANIIGFTKCRKDAKKQFQRFATQTIASQFSSTLQSAFSVV; this is translated from the exons ATGGATCCGAACGAG CTGCCTGCGGAAAATTATGCGAATCCGAGGACTTGTCtctttcatgttctttttaAG AATGTGAGTGGGCGTATTTTGGTTGGTTTGAGATGGTGGAATGAAATAGACGATATGGGTGAGAGTGTGTGGAAATTTGAAAGCCTGGATCAAGAG TCATTGGCTCGGATGAACAAAAAAGATTCCTGGCTGTTCTGGTGGACCTTGTATCTTACA GCCGTGGCATGGACTGTGCTGGGAATATTCTCGTTGATAAAATTGCAAGCAGATTATCTCCTTGTTGTAGGAGTTTGTTTGACTTTGAGCATTGCAAACATTATTGGTTTTACAAAATGCCGTAAAG ATGCGAAGAAGCAGTTTCAGCGATTTGCAACACAGACCATTGCTTCCCAGTTCTCCTCTACATTACAATCAGCTTTTAGCGTTGTTTGA
- the LOC111784232 gene encoding Golgi apparatus membrane protein-like protein ECHIDNA isoform X1: protein MDPNELPAENYANPRTCLFHVLFKAGALAFYILSSLFFNSFVIIFVVTVFLAALDFWVVKNVSGRILVGLRWWNEIDDMGESVWKFESLDQESLARMNKKDSWLFWWTLYLTAVAWTVLGIFSLIKLQADYLLVVGVCLTLSIANIIGFTKCRKDAKKQFQRFATQTIASQFSSTLQSAFSVV from the exons ATGGATCCGAACGAG CTGCCTGCGGAAAATTATGCGAATCCGAGGACTTGTCtctttcatgttctttttaAG GCTGGAGCACTGGCTTTTTACATTCTTTCCTCTCTGTTTTTCAATAGCTTTGTTATCATCTTCGTGGTGACTGTTTTTCTGGCTGCTCTCGATTTCTGGGTTGTGAAGAATGTGAGTGGGCGTATTTTGGTTGGTTTGAGATGGTGGAATGAAATAGACGATATGGGTGAGAGTGTGTGGAAATTTGAAAGCCTGGATCAAGAG TCATTGGCTCGGATGAACAAAAAAGATTCCTGGCTGTTCTGGTGGACCTTGTATCTTACA GCCGTGGCATGGACTGTGCTGGGAATATTCTCGTTGATAAAATTGCAAGCAGATTATCTCCTTGTTGTAGGAGTTTGTTTGACTTTGAGCATTGCAAACATTATTGGTTTTACAAAATGCCGTAAAG ATGCGAAGAAGCAGTTTCAGCGATTTGCAACACAGACCATTGCTTCCCAGTTCTCCTCTACATTACAATCAGCTTTTAGCGTTGTTTGA